The segment GTTTACAACTGTTTGACAACCTTTGATGGCGGCAGATAAACTCGTTTAAAGGGACAATTACACACAACGTAACCTGctgtttaaataattaaacataccAGGAAGCTCTCGTAATAAGTAGAAAGGCTCATTCATGGCTCCGGGTTTGCGCAGAGCAGGCCCTTCCTCCACGAGCTGTGGTGGCATTTGCCCCGCCATGGAGACCTGATTTTGCGGCATAGGCGGTGGAGGTTTCCCTGGTCCGAAACCCAATGACGAAGATCCGGGCGGTCCCTGAGCTTCATTTTGCCCGAAGAGAGTTGAAAACATTTCCGTCATACTTAGCGCCAGTAACACAAATAAGCTGGAAGAAAAAGCCGGTTTCGTGTAGCTTCTAGTCTATGTGCAGGTGGACCACCATGAATCCATCCGTACAACTACTGCGATCTCTTCTTTGTGGCTTTATTTCCACGGCCAGCGTACCGTAATAACCAATAAAAACACGCATAATACCGTAGTAACCGATTTATACAGGGTTATTAATGCAAAAATCCTGATCGCCCCTTATCGTTTTATTTATATGGTCCGAGAAATTGTTAAATAAGTGCAATTTATGCAAACGTGCGaacatttatataatataaaggAAAAACTAAGTTTATGTAGCTCTAACGAGCTCAATATTTTGTATGATCACTTTTATTCAACATACCGAACCTTGGacacgatttttttttttgtcctatacttgtccagtttcctcagaTTTTTAAGTCACACTGCACACTATGCAGATATTCCAAAAAAATGCTCTGGGAATTAACTGGCTGGCAATAAGATACTATTTTATGCGAGTCAAATCTTGTTAAATTTAGCTAATACCATTTTAAGTTGTCTAAAGATACAACTTCAAATTGGCAGTTTACTAAGTTGGCTTACATGCAAACACAAGATTGTGTTCATccctttagttatttttatttattgattggtATGTATTATTCTTAGTGTTATTTagcttaaacaaacaaaaaataaatataattaatgataatcacaataaaaaaacctAATACAGATAAAAGAGTTGGattgaaaatgagtgaaaaggcaatgtcaaaagaaaaacttttaaaaactttcaaGAAAGTCTAAAGAAATTTTGGTCAAAACCACCAATAAAGATTACAAAGAAAGTTTGGCtccctaaaaacaaaatatacagaaataaagaGTGCCACACGACTTTTTACAGTATTCAATATTGAGTTACATTATTTCAAGTTTATTTAGTAGAAATTGGCAGAGTAAATACAATATGTACAGTTAAGTTAGTTGATGCATTAATGAATTTGAAGCTCACACATCAAAGACATCAGCAGGACACAGAGAAGAAGTCAGCAGCCTTTCAAAATCTGACACTGACACCTGAAAATAAGAGAAGATTTTCACTTTACTATTTGTCTCAATAAAGAACTACATCTGTTCCTCATAGGCcagtatgctttttttttttttataaaactgctTAATACAACAAAACTTTTTGctatttaatgaaaataattccAAATTAATCCAAGTAAGTTCCATGTACTTTGTGAAATAATTTTTAGAAAAACTGTtatgtcaaaaataaataaataagtaaatcgTTGTCTGTGTATAATGTAAATGGACTTTTGCACATTATACCTGTAGTGTGTGATAACATGTTCAACGGAACAAAGACAGCAATTTTCATTAGAACTTTTTTAGCTGGACATCCATTATTTCAGTCTCACCTTCCACTCATCCACAGCTTTGGAAATACGCTGTTCACTCTGAGCAATACTCTCTCTACCAGCCTGAACCTTCTGTGCCAGAGTAGCATTTTCTGCTTGGATCCTTTTCAGCTCCAGTCGCATGTAGGCTTCCTGCTTTAGATAGTATGGCatcaaaaagctgcaaaaatcCTGCTCAGGAACTCCACTGGGCCGCCtaacagaaaatgagaaaagacgTGGCATGCAGTGATGTAAGACAATGGGCTTATGTTACAGGACATAAAGTGAAAAAACCCGTGGATAAATTACACTGTATACTTGTAGTCAGACAATGAAATGTTCCTCAGTGATTAACAATATGATTATTGTGAAAATGTATGATTTTCCCAACAGCTCCCACAGTTGCCCTATGAAATTTAAATATGGAAATACTAAGTTAAATATCTACCCAACAACTACTGACACACAACACTCAATTATTCAGTTAATTACATGAATAAATTTGAGACGTGAAAGGAAGCATTTAAAAGGTAAAGAGTACTAAATACGCTTCACTCACCATGCAGTGTCTGGATTGTTCTTGGCAGCACTCTCCAGCTTGTCCAGCTCATTGAGTTTATATTCTAACATGCCTTCCTCAATTAATCTGTTGATGTCCTCCTTCatgcacagacagacacagatgTCCATGTAAAACTGCACATCCACCCAATATTCAGTTTTGTTGAATTGTGTATAATTATAACAAAAGCTATTCTGATTTGGATTCAGGCCAGACGTATTAATCTGAACAAATTCTTAAACTGAGCTGTAACACAAACAAGGCAGGAGACCTTACActtattgttcattttatttttctcacctTTATAGTTTTCTGTAATTCTTCTTTGAACTGCTCGTGAATGTTTTCCATCCTCTGAGGATTTT is part of the Melanotaenia boesemani isolate fMelBoe1 chromosome 7, fMelBoe1.pri, whole genome shotgun sequence genome and harbors:
- the si:dkey-6i22.5 gene encoding polyamine-modulated factor 1 — protein: MEENVVSTQKATVEQNEKDATEEQISAAVEVVFSHINQGAVGKPKEETTARYNRLKLFDKVMEKSLNKFLEHASFKGFTSIFRPLYKKNPQRMENIHEQFKEELQKTIKEDINRLIEEGMLEYKLNELDKLESAAKNNPDTAWRPSGVPEQDFCSFLMPYYLKQEAYMRLELKRIQAENATLAQKVQAGRESIAQSEQRISKAVDEWKVSVSDFERLLTSSLCPADVFDV